Proteins found in one Triticum urartu cultivar G1812 chromosome 4, Tu2.1, whole genome shotgun sequence genomic segment:
- the LOC125552405 gene encoding uncharacterized protein LOC125552405 has product MASTSTSLSLAFCPLFRPTPQPQSQPRHLDPKFPKPLRLSLAPALSCAAPLAAVPDGVAIDDIIEKDWSFLNASGSHLPRALAAGALSPASRVLAVTPTASFVSALLSESPCELLVAAHESLYVLGGIKEEHDQVRCFHLEGGGGGQGGGVVEAVPGRFDAFDVVFVCYFPGMGVSPAALLRSLAKRCCKGARVVIFLDQGRQSLAQHRRENPDLVFVDLPSRSSLEKAADGSKFEMAEFVDESSLYLAVLLFQG; this is encoded by the exons ATggcctccacctccacctccctctccctcgccttCTGCCCTCTCTTCCGCCCAACCCCCCAGCCCCAATCCCAACCGCGGCACCTTGACCCCAAATTTCCCAAACCCCTGCGCCTTAGCCTCGCGCCTGCGCTCTCCTGCGCCGCCCCCCTCGCCGCCGTCCCCGACGGCGTCGCCATAGACGACATCATAGAGAAGGACTGGTCCTTCCTCAACGCCTCCGGCTCCCACCTCCCCCGCGCGCTCGCCGCGGGGGCGCTCTCGCCGGCGTCGCGCGTGCTGGCCGTGACGCCCACCGCGTCCTTCGTGAGCGCCCTCCTCTCCGAGTCCCCCTGCGAGCTCCTGGTCGCGGCGCACGAGTCGCTGTACGTGCTGGGCGGGATCAAGGAGGAGCACGACCAGGTGAGGTGCTTCCATTtggagggagggggagggggccagGGAGGCGGCGTGGTGGAGGCCGTGCCGGGGAGGTTCGACGCGTTCGACGTGGTGTTCGTGTGCTACTTCCCCGGGATGGGGGTCTCGCCGGCGGCGCTGCTTAGGTCGCTCGCCAAGAGGTGCTGCAAAG GTGCAAGAGTCGTCATCTTCTTGGATCAAGGTAGGCAGAGCCTGGCGCAACACCGCAGGGAGAATCCGGACCTTGTGTTCGTGGACTTGCCCAGTAGGTCTTCTCTGGAGAAGGCTGCAGATGGGAGCAAGTTTGAAATGGCAGAGTTCGTTGATGAGTCATCGCTGTACCTTGCTGTTCTTCTGTTCCAAGGGTGA
- the LOC125552404 gene encoding uncharacterized protein LOC125552404: protein MKLCEFQDNFYDCGLNLFQFWNDLPPQARRELLKLDKQTLIEQARKNFYCSRCNGLLLENFKSLQQEVSDIDCLSSSGESKIRQQNGSQDPSVHPWGGLATTKDGILTLIDCFMKANSLRVLQNVFDNARLREREREMLYPDACGGGGRGWISQGMASYSRGYGTRETCALHTAHLSCNTLVNFWSALCDETRSSLLRMKEDDFIERLMFRFDSKRFCRDCRRNVIREFKELKELKRIRREPRCTSWFCVADYAFQCEVFEDSVIVDWRQSISETDGSYHHFEWAIGTDEGQSDVFGFENVGMKTQVQRSGIDLDQFEDYFITLRAWKLDGRYTEMCVKAHALKGQSCVHHRLVLGDGFVTITKGESIRSLFEHAEEAEEEDEDDAMERDENDLDGDGSHPQKHAKSPELAREFLLDAAAVIFKEQVEKAFREGAAQQNAQSVFVSLALKLLEERVHVACKEIITLEKQNKLLEEEEKEKREEQERRMRRRTKEREKKHRRKERLKEKERDKGKRDEFKTSDDISSSTLSNSSTCTNDESGNTFGSRAASEEEDNSTAVALCHAEIESSSIEIDGQNNIDCCDTVTKCPPVNSSEPFTSQQSKPSRRNLRLRKDVPQDHSSCWYDDGRDESRSVGNMQWRSMERMRNGDGSCNSVCSTNNRTRYRQDYNSCSCDHQESYKTEDNCFLPTARAGREMKMAKKTGVDKPLVQYRRVGSTHERNAIPKQVWERMDTRKKTGLNDTDNMSGSVDNVESPKPVECDTSGCEKLDAGREPLDQASERSTDVCKSETDQPYGQREENQSACSDGTPMTNKQKCHSTNNEGSKPDEELMTNSASSDGSSSCMSEADRESSSSSVTSLSAHTPESSSSDSEESSERVNIITEAPSTRTASRSLFETCAGNGFREYHPKATCPPHNDRFGFSVLPFQNQSSHQQNMHAPPAYSPTTIGPHSHSCAAPTNGYFQYGQPPNFFSGPVGFRVPGNGPADFSVQYNNVHRYPAPAFSCIHPEQILKTPASFRVMPPPPLPPYRHGTAPTGGHPYGGLNPDRLNSMLKPMGPKDAPDGNKLPDKSASFSLFQFNLPIAPQGPPSPKDGKSGESVARMPPFAPVQAQPCSREQTDVKEYNLFSTDQSGYFPLSR, encoded by the exons ATGAAGTTATGTGAGTTTCAAGATAACTTTTATGACTGTGGATTGAACTTGTTTCAGTTCTGGAATGATTTGCCACCGCAAGCACGGCGGGAGCTTCTAAAATTGGATAAGCAAACCCTCATTGAACAAGCTCGCAAGAATTTCTACTGTTCAAGGTGCAATGGGTTGCTTTTGGAAAATTTCAAGTCACTGCAGCAAGAAGTTTCAGATATTGATTGTCTGAGTTCAAGTGGTGAATCAAAGATTAGGCAGCAAAATGGATCTCAGGATCCATCTGTTCACCCTTGGGGAGGTCTTGCAACAACAAAGGATGGCATCCTTACGCTTATTGACTGCTTTATGAAAGCTAACTCGCTACGGGTGCTCCAGAAT GTATTTGACAATGCACGACTGAGAGAAAGGGAACGAGAAATGCTTTATCCTGATGCATGTGGTGGGGGTGGCAGAGGATGGATTAGCCAAGGGATGGCTAGCTATAGCAGGGGGTATGGAACAAGAGAAACATGTGCTCTGCATACTGCCCACCTTTCATGCAATACACTGGTGAATTTCTGGTCAGCATTATGCGACGAAACTAGATCTTCTCTTCTGCGGATGAAGGAGGATGATTTCATTGAAAGACTAATGTTTAG GTTTGATAGCAAGAGATTTTGCCGAGATTGCCGAAGGAATGTTATCCGTGAATTCAAGGAGCTGAAGGAACTGAAACGCATTCGAAGGGAACCTCGCTGCACCAGTTGGTTCTGTGTTGCGGACTATGCTTTCCAATGCGAG GTATTTGAGGATTCCGTCATAGTTGATTGGCGCCAATCTATATCAGAGACAGATGGGTCTTATCATCACTTTGAATGGGCTATTGGGACAGATGAAGGACAATCAGATGTTTTTGGCTTTGAAAATGTTGGGATGAAGACCCAAGTCCAAAGAAGTGGGATTGATCTTGATCAATTTGAAGATTATTTCATAACTCTGAGAGCCTGGAAGCTCGATGGCCGCTATACGGAGATGTGTGTAAAAGCACATGCACTGAAGGGCCAATCTTGTGTTCATCACAGGCTGGTGCTGGGAGATGGCTTTGTGACAATTACAAAGGGTGAAAGTATCAGAAGTTTGTTTGAGCATGCTGAAGAGGCCGAGGAAGAGGAT GAGGATGATGCCATGGAAAGGGATGAAAATGATCTTGACGGTGATGGCTCTCATCCGCAGAAGCATGCCAAAAGTCCTGAATTGGCAAGagaatttctcttggatgctgcTGCAGTGATATTCAAAGAACAG GTTGAGAAAGCTTTTAGAGAAGGCGCCGCCCAGCAAAATGCACAAAGTGTCTTTGTGTCTTTGGCACTCAAACTTCTGGAGGAGCGAGTGCATGTAGCATGCAAAGAAATCATTACATTGGAAAAACAG AACAAGCTTCTCGAGGAAGAGGAGAAAGAGAAGCGTGAAGAACAAGAGCGTAGGATGAGGAGGAGAacaaaagagagagaaaagaagcACAGGAGAAAAGAGAGGctgaaagagaaggaaagggacaAGGGGAAAAGAGACGAGTTCAAAACATCAGACGACATTTCATCCTCAACTCTAAGCAACTCCTCGACATGTACTAACGACGAATCAGGAAATACTTTTGGCTCCAGAGCAGCTAGTGAAGAGGAAGATAATTCCACAGCTGTGGCTCTGTGCCACGCTGAGATTGAATCTTCATCCATAGAAATTGATGGACAAAACAATATAGATTGCTGCGATACAGTGACCAAATGTCCTCCAGTTAATAGCAGTGAACCTTTCACATCCCAGCAATCAAAACCATCACGGAGAAATCTGAGGTTGAGAAAGGACGTTCCTCAAGACCACTCCTCTTGTTGGTATGATGACGGCCGAGATGAATCTAGAAGTGTTGGCAATATGCAGTGGCGATCAATGGAAAGGATGAGAAATGGTGATGGAAGTTGTAACTCGGTGTGTAGTACAAATAACAGAACAAGATATAGGCAAGACTACAATTCTTGCAGCTGTGATCATCAGGAAAGTTACAAAACAGAGGACAACTGTTTTTTGCCAACAGCTAGAGCAGGTAGGGAGATGAAGATGGCAAAGAAAACAGGAGTTGATAAGCCTTTAGTGCAGTACCGCCGTGTTGGTAGTACACACGAGAGAAATGCAATTCCAAAACAAGTATGGGAGAGAATGGATACTCGGAAAAAGACTGGCTTAAATGACACAGATAATATGTCAGGATCAGTTGACAATGTCGAGTCACCCAAACCAGTGGAATGTGATACCAGTGGATGTGAAAAGCTTGACGCAGGACGTGAACCACTAGACCAAGCTTCTGAAAGGTCCACTGATGTTTGTAAATCAGAAACAGATCAGCCATATGGACAGCGTGAGGAAAATCAATCTGCTTGTTCTGATGGAACTCCTATGACGAATAAACAAAAATGCCACTCAACAAATAATGAAGGTTCTAAGCCAGACGAAGAGCTCATGACGAACTCTGCCAGTTCTGATGGCTCATCTTCATGTATGAGCGAGGCAGATAGAGAAAGCAGTTCAAGCAGTGTGACGTCTTTGAGTGCTCATACTCCAGAATCATCATCATCTGACTCAGAGGAATCTTCGGAGAGAGTCAACATCATTACAGAAGCTCCATCGACAAGAACTGCTTCACGTTCTTTGTTTGAGACGTGTGCAGGAAATGGTTTCAGAGAATACCACCCAAAAGCCACATGCCCGCCTCACAACGACAGATTTGGATTCAGTGTACTCCCCTTCCAGAATCAGTCATCGCATCAGCAGAACATGCATGCACCACCTGCATATTCACCGACCACAATTGGGCCACATAGTCACTCGTGTGCTGCTCCAACAAATGGATACTTCCAGTATGGTCAGCCACCCaatttcttctctggtccagtcGGATTCCGAGTACCTGGGAACGGACCTGCTGATTTCTCGGTGCAGTACAACAATGTACATCGCTACCCAGCTCCTGCTTTTAGTTGTATTCACCCAGAGCAAATTCTCAAGACACCGGCCAGCTTCAGAGTCATGCCTCCGCCTCCCCTCCCCCCTTACCGACATGGAACAGCGCCAACTGGTGGTCATCCTTATGGAGGCTTGAATCCAGACAGGCTTAATTCCATGTTGAAGCCGATGGGCCCGAAGGATGCTCCAGATGGTAACAAATTGCCTGACAAAAGTGCATCCTTCTCGTTGTTCCAATTCAACCTGCCGATAGCTCCGCAAGGCCCACCGTCACCCAAAGATGGTAAGAGCGGAGAGTCGGTAGCAAGGATGCCGCCATTTGCTCCGGTTCAAGCGCAGCCATGCTCCAGAGAGCAGACAGATGTGAAGGAGTATAATCTGTTCTCCACCGATCAAAGCGGCTATTTCCCTTTATCCCGTTAA